A DNA window from Bacteroides cellulosilyticus contains the following coding sequences:
- a CDS encoding TlpA family protein disulfide reductase has product MKINSLFLFLSMMFVWAGLCSAQTTSDKYYLINGYFFNGMPPGIRNAQGDRFVMLKDDEGHMALEIRLPKGKTLPEYAVKYRIPVEEVPGGEELLRISRSGTEPVISISSNSVTLDEWVGKAFPDFKVTDTTGRVWTKTDILGKPFVLNYWHTGCRPCIKEMPDLNEWMKICPDVTYFSTTWNTADQIKKIVENRPFLFTHIADDLFFFNLFKVQVTPTTLLVDKKGIIRYWEEGTSESKRAYLLDRLKELSAE; this is encoded by the coding sequence ATGAAAATAAATTCTCTCTTTTTGTTTCTCTCTATGATGTTTGTGTGGGCGGGGCTTTGCTCTGCCCAGACTACCAGTGATAAATATTACCTGATCAACGGATATTTTTTTAATGGCATGCCACCGGGAATCAGGAATGCGCAAGGAGACCGCTTTGTCATGCTGAAAGATGACGAAGGACACATGGCTTTGGAGATTAGGTTGCCTAAGGGAAAAACTCTGCCGGAGTACGCTGTCAAATATCGGATTCCGGTAGAAGAAGTACCCGGAGGAGAAGAACTTCTGAGAATCTCCCGTTCGGGGACGGAACCGGTGATAAGCATATCCAGCAATTCGGTTACTCTTGATGAATGGGTGGGAAAAGCATTTCCAGACTTTAAAGTAACGGATACTACAGGGCGTGTCTGGACCAAAACTGATATACTTGGAAAGCCTTTTGTTCTGAACTATTGGCATACCGGTTGCAGACCATGTATCAAGGAAATGCCGGACCTGAACGAATGGATGAAAATCTGTCCGGATGTAACTTATTTCTCTACCACTTGGAACACAGCGGATCAGATAAAGAAGATTGTGGAAAACCGTCCCTTCCTCTTTACCCATATTGCCGATGACTTGTTCTTCTTCAATCTGTTTAAAGTGCAGGTCACGCCAACTACGTTGTTGGTAGATAAGAAAGGTATTATCCGTTATTGGGAAGAAGGTACAAGCGAGAGTAAACGGGCCTATTTGCTTGATAGATTAAAGGAATTATCAGCCGAATAA
- a CDS encoding TonB-dependent receptor plug domain-containing protein produces MRRGKQIHQGYSFFWGVFLLLVMSAAISIYAEAPSIKELVLFKDTLKNDTIVPQSPKKGGTLVIRDRIPIPSDEPLFIVNGMELPYEIFAALNPAHIESLEVLKDASATAIYGTRGINGVIILKLKTPQQVKEEKNIKKIDDFLKPKGVDRRNARYYIDGKEVPASTAYQTSIEQMEVKTGADGILEIYIKPMIFLRGEYE; encoded by the coding sequence ATGAGACGAGGAAAACAAATTCACCAGGGATATAGCTTCTTTTGGGGAGTATTTCTATTATTAGTAATGTCTGCCGCTATATCTATTTATGCTGAAGCCCCTTCTATAAAGGAGCTTGTACTTTTCAAAGATACTTTGAAGAATGACACGATTGTGCCGCAGTCTCCGAAGAAAGGCGGTACATTGGTTATTAGAGATCGCATTCCTATTCCATCTGATGAGCCTTTATTTATTGTAAATGGAATGGAACTTCCCTATGAGATTTTTGCAGCATTGAACCCCGCGCATATTGAAAGTCTTGAAGTTTTGAAAGATGCTTCAGCCACTGCCATTTATGGCACACGTGGAATAAATGGGGTCATTATTCTGAAGTTGAAAACTCCACAACAGGTAAAGGAGGAAAAAAACATTAAGAAAATAGATGATTTTCTCAAGCCAAAGGGAGTAGACAGGAGGAATGCACGTTACTATATTGACGGCAAAGAAGTTCCGGCCAGTACTGCGTATCAAACGAGTATTGAGCAAATGGAAGTAAAGACCGGTGCAGACGGAATACTGGAAATTTATATTAAACCAATGATTTTCCTAAGGGGAGAATATGAATAA
- a CDS encoding carcinine hydrolase/isopenicillin-N N-acyltransferase family protein yields MLKQISLLILCAVAIVLFTAPVQACTSAVVSGKVTPDGRPLLWKNRDTDFMRNHIDYVKGEKYNFIAVVNSANAYLKEAWMGTNSSGFALMNTQSYNLVDVKGDEERGAANGRVIYRALEVCATVEDFCHFLDTISKPSDIEANFGVIDAQGGAAMFEVDYHKYVMYDANNPKDAPYGYIVRTNFSFAGKVNEGAGYVRYMEADQVLMKASATGSITPQSIFNDLSRSFRNRMLDIDLRSGAYNRPQASGWFVDQDFIPRSSTSCSVVVQGVKPGEKAELTTMWTLLGYPPTGIAVPLWVKDAGKLLPGMVRFGKEHEAAPLSDWSLRLADRVFSYKQGMGTGRYLNWERLYSPEKGDGYMTAITAVEDEVFRTTKPLLEEWYKKGSLDTQAIPKLYDELESSIRMIYQSLLESE; encoded by the coding sequence ATGTTAAAACAAATATCCTTATTAATCCTGTGTGCGGTAGCAATCGTCTTATTCACGGCTCCTGTGCAAGCCTGTACTTCTGCTGTTGTATCGGGTAAAGTAACGCCCGACGGTCGCCCCCTGCTTTGGAAAAACCGTGATACGGACTTTATGCGAAACCATATTGATTATGTGAAAGGCGAGAAGTATAACTTTATTGCTGTAGTAAATAGCGCCAATGCATATCTGAAAGAGGCATGGATGGGAACTAATTCCTCAGGATTTGCTTTGATGAATACACAATCGTATAATCTGGTGGATGTAAAGGGCGATGAAGAACGGGGGGCAGCCAATGGGCGTGTTATTTATCGTGCACTCGAAGTTTGTGCAACGGTAGAGGACTTCTGTCATTTTCTGGATACCATTTCCAAGCCCAGCGATATCGAAGCTAATTTTGGTGTAATCGATGCACAAGGCGGGGCAGCTATGTTTGAGGTAGATTATCATAAATATGTGATGTATGATGCCAATAACCCGAAGGACGCTCCTTATGGTTATATTGTCCGTACCAACTTTTCTTTTGCTGGTAAGGTGAACGAGGGTGCCGGTTATGTGCGCTATATGGAAGCAGACCAGGTACTGATGAAAGCTTCGGCTACGGGTAGCATTACCCCACAGTCTATTTTCAATGATTTATCGCGTTCGTTCCGTAACCGTATGCTGGATATTGATTTGCGTAGCGGGGCATATAATCGTCCTCAGGCATCGGGTTGGTTTGTAGATCAGGATTTCATTCCGCGTAGCAGTACATCATGTTCCGTGGTGGTACAAGGGGTGAAACCGGGTGAGAAGGCCGAACTGACTACTATGTGGACACTGTTAGGGTATCCTCCTACCGGTATAGCTGTTCCGTTGTGGGTGAAAGATGCCGGTAAACTTCTTCCCGGAATGGTACGTTTCGGCAAAGAACATGAGGCAGCTCCGCTCAGTGATTGGTCACTTCGTTTGGCAGACAGAGTTTTCAGCTATAAGCAGGGAATGGGTACTGGACGTTATCTGAATTGGGAGAGGTTATATAGTCCTGAGAAAGGTGACGGTTATATGACAGCGATTACTGCGGTAGAAGATGAAGTCTTCCGCACGACGAAGCCATTGCTGGAAGAGTGGTATAAAAAAGGAAGCCTCGATACACAAGCAATACCGAAGCTGTATGACGAACTGGAATCATCCATCAGAATGATTTATCAGAGTTTACTGGAATCAGAATAG
- the miaA gene encoding tRNA (adenosine(37)-N6)-dimethylallyltransferase MiaA: protein MKTLIVLIGPTGVGKTELSLRLAEHYQTCIVSADSRQLYADLKIGTAAPTPEQLQRVKHYLVGTLQLTDYYSAAQYEAEVLKLLETLFTEQDTVLLTGGSMMYVDAVCKGIDDIPTVDAETRQVMLHKYETEGLERLCAELKLLDPEYYKIVDLKNPKRVIHALEICYMTGKTYTSFRTQQKKERPFRIIKIGLTRDREELYDRINRRVEIMIEDGLEEEARKVYPYRALNSLNTVGYKEMFKYLDGEWTLPFAIEKIQQNSRIYSRKQMTWFKRDEEIRWFHPEQETEILAYLRSIM, encoded by the coding sequence ATGAAAACCCTGATAGTGCTTATTGGACCGACCGGAGTCGGAAAGACCGAACTCAGCCTGCGGCTGGCAGAGCATTACCAAACTTGCATCGTTTCCGCAGACTCCCGGCAACTCTATGCCGACTTGAAAATAGGGACGGCAGCCCCTACCCCCGAGCAACTGCAACGCGTGAAACATTACCTTGTAGGAACCTTGCAACTCACCGATTATTACAGTGCCGCCCAATATGAAGCGGAGGTACTGAAACTTCTGGAAACCTTATTTACCGAACAGGATACAGTATTGCTTACCGGTGGCTCTATGATGTATGTGGATGCCGTTTGCAAAGGCATTGACGATATTCCGACCGTAGATGCTGAAACACGCCAGGTGATGCTACATAAGTATGAAACGGAAGGTCTGGAAAGATTGTGCGCAGAGCTAAAGTTACTCGATCCGGAATACTACAAAATAGTAGACCTGAAGAATCCTAAACGCGTAATCCATGCACTGGAGATATGCTATATGACAGGGAAGACCTACACCTCATTCCGTACACAACAGAAAAAAGAACGCCCCTTCCGCATCATCAAAATAGGATTGACGCGCGACCGGGAAGAACTTTACGACCGCATTAACCGGCGGGTAGAGATTATGATAGAGGATGGCTTGGAAGAAGAAGCCAGAAAGGTATATCCTTATCGGGCACTTAATTCATTGAATACGGTAGGTTATAAAGAGATGTTCAAATATCTCGACGGAGAATGGACCTTGCCTTTTGCCATAGAGAAAATCCAACAGAACTCCCGCATCTATTCGCGCAAGCAGATGACATGGTTCAAAAGAGATGAAGAAATCCGTTGGTTCCATCCGGAACAAGAAACGGAGATACTGGCGTACCTCCGTTCGATAATGTAA
- a CDS encoding IS1096 element passenger TnpR family protein yields MIYRFTLISDEVDDFVREIQIDPEATFYDFHEAIVKSVGYTNDQMTSFFICDDDWEKEKEITLEEMDDNPEMDSWVMKDTTISELIEDEKQKLLYVFDYMTERCFFIELSEIITGKEMKGAKCTKKEGDAPKQTIDFEEMAANSGSLDLDENFYGDQDFDLEEFDQEGFDMGGGEGGAAPFEEEKF; encoded by the coding sequence ATGATATACAGATTTACACTTATCTCCGATGAAGTGGACGACTTCGTAAGAGAAATACAAATTGACCCGGAAGCTACATTCTACGACTTCCATGAGGCTATAGTGAAGTCAGTAGGCTATACTAACGACCAGATGACTTCTTTCTTCATCTGTGATGATGATTGGGAAAAAGAAAAGGAAATTACACTGGAAGAGATGGATGACAATCCGGAGATGGACAGTTGGGTAATGAAAGACACCACTATCAGCGAACTGATAGAAGATGAAAAGCAGAAGCTACTCTATGTGTTCGACTACATGACAGAACGCTGTTTCTTCATTGAACTCTCCGAGATCATTACCGGAAAAGAAATGAAAGGTGCCAAGTGTACCAAGAAGGAAGGTGATGCTCCGAAACAGACAATTGACTTCGAAGAAATGGCAGCCAACAGCGGATCGCTTGATCTGGATGAAAACTTCTATGGAGATCAGGACTTTGATCTGGAAGAATTCGACCAGGAAGGTTTCGACATGGGCGGAGGCGAAGGTGGCGCAGCACCGTTCGAGGAAGAAAAGTTCTAA
- the lpxA gene encoding acyl-ACP--UDP-N-acetylglucosamine O-acyltransferase, whose amino-acid sequence MISPLAYIHPEAKIGENVEIAPFVFIDKNVVIGDNNKIMANANILYGSRIGNGNTIFPGAVIGAIPQDLKFQGEESTAEVGNNNTIRENVTINRGTAAKGRTIIGNNNLLMEGVHVAHDALVGNYCIIGNSTKMAGEIVIDDFSIISANVLMHQFCRVGGYGMIQGGCRFSKDIPPYIIAGREPIAYSGINIIGLRRRGFSNETIENIHNAYRIIYQSGLNTSDALKKIEEEIPTSPEIEYIVSFIRDSERGIIR is encoded by the coding sequence ATGATAAGTCCCTTAGCGTATATTCATCCCGAGGCAAAAATCGGGGAAAACGTAGAGATTGCTCCTTTTGTATTCATTGACAAGAATGTGGTAATCGGCGATAACAACAAGATTATGGCAAATGCCAACATTCTGTACGGTTCACGTATCGGCAATGGAAATACGATTTTTCCGGGAGCTGTTATCGGTGCCATCCCTCAGGACCTGAAATTTCAGGGAGAAGAGAGTACCGCTGAAGTCGGTAACAACAATACCATTCGTGAAAATGTTACCATCAATCGTGGTACGGCTGCCAAAGGTAGAACCATTATCGGTAACAATAACCTGTTGATGGAAGGTGTACACGTAGCTCATGATGCCCTTGTCGGTAATTACTGCATCATTGGTAACTCTACCAAAATGGCAGGTGAGATTGTGATAGACGATTTCTCCATTATCAGTGCCAATGTATTGATGCATCAATTCTGCCGTGTAGGCGGATATGGCATGATACAAGGCGGTTGCCGTTTCAGTAAGGATATTCCGCCATACATCATTGCAGGCCGGGAACCGATTGCTTACAGCGGTATCAACATTATCGGGTTGCGTCGTCGCGGATTCTCCAATGAAACCATTGAGAATATACACAACGCATACCGTATCATTTATCAAAGTGGATTGAACACTTCAGACGCATTAAAGAAAATAGAAGAAGAAATTCCGACGAGCCCGGAAATCGAATACATTGTCAGTTTCATCCGTGACTCCGAACGTGGTATTATTAGGTGA
- a CDS encoding bifunctional UDP-3-O-[3-hydroxymyristoyl] N-acetylglucosamine deacetylase/3-hydroxyacyl-ACP dehydratase — MLKQKTLKDSFSLSGKGLHTGLDLTVTFNPAPDNHGYKIQRIDVEGQPTIDAVADNVTETTRGTVLSKNGVKVSTVEHGMAALYALGIDNCLIQVNGPEFPILDGSAQYYAQEIERVGTEEQNAVKDFYIIKSKIEFRDEKTGSSIIVLPDENFSLNVLVSYDSTIIPNQFATLEDMSKFQDEVAGSRTFVFVREIEPLLQAGLIKGGDLDNAIVIYEREMSQEDFDKLADVMGVPHMDAKQLGYINHKPLVWANECARHKLLDVIGDLALIGKPIKGRIIATRPGHTINNKFARQMRKEIRLHDIQAPTYDCNREPVMDVNRIRELLPHRYPFQLVDKVIEIGANYIVGVKNITANEPFFQGHFPQEPVMPGVLQVEAMAQVGGLLVLNSVDEPDRYSTYFMKIDGVKFRQKVVPGDTLIFRVELLVPIRRGISTMKGYAFVGEKVVCEAEFMAQIVKNK, encoded by the coding sequence ATGTTGAAACAAAAGACTCTGAAAGACAGTTTTTCCCTCAGTGGTAAAGGCCTTCACACGGGACTTGACCTGACCGTTACTTTCAATCCTGCTCCGGACAACCACGGATATAAAATCCAGCGTATCGACGTGGAGGGACAACCTACCATTGATGCGGTTGCGGACAACGTGACTGAAACCACTCGCGGCACCGTTCTTTCCAAGAATGGTGTGAAGGTTAGCACTGTAGAGCACGGCATGGCAGCCCTTTATGCCTTAGGCATAGACAACTGCCTGATACAAGTCAACGGTCCTGAGTTTCCCATTCTGGACGGTAGCGCCCAATATTATGCACAAGAAATAGAGCGCGTAGGTACAGAAGAACAAAATGCCGTTAAAGATTTCTATATCATCAAGTCAAAAATCGAGTTTCGCGATGAAAAGACCGGTTCTTCCATTATCGTGTTGCCCGACGAGAACTTCAGTCTGAATGTACTGGTATCTTACGACTCGACCATCATTCCCAATCAGTTTGCAACGCTGGAGGATATGTCGAAATTCCAAGATGAAGTAGCCGGCAGCCGTACATTCGTATTCGTACGCGAGATCGAGCCACTGTTGCAGGCTGGTCTTATCAAAGGCGGCGATTTGGACAATGCCATCGTTATCTACGAACGAGAAATGTCTCAGGAAGACTTCGATAAGTTGGCCGACGTAATGGGAGTTCCCCACATGGATGCCAAGCAACTGGGTTACATCAATCACAAACCTTTGGTATGGGCCAATGAATGTGCCCGTCACAAATTGCTCGACGTAATTGGCGACTTAGCTTTGATAGGCAAGCCTATCAAGGGACGTATCATCGCTACACGTCCGGGACATACCATTAATAATAAGTTCGCCCGCCAGATGCGTAAGGAAATCCGCCTGCACGATATACAGGCTCCGACTTACGACTGCAACCGCGAACCCGTCATGGATGTAAACCGTATCCGCGAACTGTTGCCACACCGTTACCCATTCCAATTGGTAGACAAGGTGATTGAAATAGGTGCCAATTATATTGTAGGCGTGAAGAATATCACTGCCAACGAGCCTTTCTTCCAGGGGCACTTCCCACAGGAACCGGTAATGCCGGGTGTGTTGCAGGTTGAAGCTATGGCACAGGTAGGCGGTCTGCTTGTATTGAACTCTGTAGACGAACCCGACCGCTACTCCACCTACTTCATGAAAATAGATGGTGTGAAGTTCCGTCAGAAGGTAGTGCCAGGTGACACCCTTATCTTCCGCGTAGAATTGCTTGTACCTATCCGCCGTGGCATTTCCACGATGAAAGGCTATGCGTTCGTAGGCGAGAAAGTGGTTTGCGAGGCAGAGTTTATGGCACAAATAGTTAAGAACAAGTAA
- the lpxD gene encoding UDP-3-O-(3-hydroxymyristoyl)glucosamine N-acyltransferase has translation MEFSAKQIATFIQGEIVGDENATVHTFAKIEEGIPGAISFLSNPKYTSYIYETQASIVLVNKDFVPEQEIKATLIKVDNAYESLAKLLNLYEQSKPKRVGIDPLAFVAETAKIGKDVYIAPFACIGEYAEVGDNTMIHPHATIGSGAKIGNDCVIYASATVYHDCRIGNHCVLHSGSVIGADGFGFAPTPEGYEKIPQIGIVILEDNVEIGANTCVDRATMGATIVHKGVKLDNLIQVAHNDEIGAHTVMAAQVGIAGSTKIGEWCMFGGQVGIAGHSHIGNKVSLGAQSGIPGDLKDGSQLIGTPPMELKQYFKASIAQRSLPEMLKEIRQLRKELNELKQQINK, from the coding sequence ATGGAGTTCTCTGCTAAACAAATTGCAACATTTATCCAAGGAGAAATCGTTGGAGATGAGAATGCAACTGTACATACTTTTGCCAAGATAGAAGAAGGCATCCCCGGTGCTATATCGTTTCTGTCAAACCCCAAATATACATCTTATATCTACGAGACCCAAGCCAGTATTGTATTGGTAAACAAGGACTTCGTTCCTGAACAGGAAATAAAAGCTACTTTAATAAAAGTAGATAACGCCTACGAAAGTTTGGCTAAACTGCTCAATCTTTACGAACAGAGTAAGCCCAAACGCGTGGGTATCGATCCGTTGGCTTTCGTTGCTGAGACCGCGAAAATCGGCAAGGATGTTTACATTGCGCCCTTCGCTTGCATTGGTGAATACGCAGAAGTGGGAGACAATACAATGATACATCCGCATGCGACTATCGGTAGCGGTGCTAAAATAGGCAATGACTGTGTCATATACGCCAGCGCAACCGTCTACCATGACTGCCGGATAGGCAATCATTGTGTTCTGCACTCCGGTAGCGTGATCGGTGCAGACGGCTTCGGCTTCGCTCCCACCCCTGAAGGGTATGAGAAGATCCCCCAAATAGGTATTGTAATACTGGAAGATAATGTAGAGATAGGCGCAAACACTTGTGTAGACCGTGCTACAATGGGAGCAACCATCGTGCACAAAGGCGTAAAGCTGGATAACCTGATACAGGTAGCGCACAATGACGAAATAGGTGCACATACTGTTATGGCAGCACAAGTAGGCATAGCAGGTTCCACTAAAATAGGTGAATGGTGCATGTTCGGCGGTCAGGTAGGCATTGCAGGACACAGCCACATCGGTAATAAAGTAAGCCTCGGCGCCCAGTCGGGCATACCGGGCGATTTAAAAGACGGCAGCCAGCTGATTGGTACACCTCCAATGGAGTTGAAACAATATTTCAAAGCGTCCATAGCTCAACGGAGCCTACCTGAGATGTTGAAGGAAATCCGCCAGCTCCGTAAAGAACTGAATGAATTAAAACAACAAATAAATAAGTAA
- a CDS encoding HD domain-containing protein, with protein sequence MFERKIINDPVFGFINIPKGLLYDIVRHPLLQRLNRIKQLGLSSVVYPGAQHTRFQHSLGAFHLTSEAIQHLTSKGNFIFDSEAEAVQAAILMHDIGHGPFSHVLEDTIVQGVSHEDISLMLMERINKEMNGQLTLAIQIFKDEYPKKFLHQLVSGQLDMDRMDYLRRDSFYTGVTEGNIGSARIIKMLDVKEDHLVVESKGIYSIENFLTARRLMYWQVYLHKTSVAYEKMLISALLRAKELASKGVELFASPALRFFLYNDINKETFYNNPECLENFIQLDDNDIWTALKVWSTHNDKVLSTLSLGMINRNIFKVEISTEPICEERKKELTLQISQQLDIPLSEASYFVSTPSIEKNMYDPADDSIDILYKDGSIKNIAEASDMLNISLLSKKVKKYYLCYQRLHR encoded by the coding sequence GTGTTCGAACGAAAGATCATTAACGACCCGGTGTTCGGGTTCATCAATATCCCGAAGGGGTTGCTGTACGACATCGTGCGGCATCCCCTTTTGCAGCGTTTAAACCGCATCAAGCAACTGGGCTTGTCGTCTGTGGTTTATCCCGGTGCACAGCACACGCGCTTTCAACATTCGCTGGGTGCTTTCCATTTGACGAGCGAAGCTATCCAGCACCTCACTAGCAAAGGGAACTTCATCTTCGACAGTGAAGCCGAAGCAGTGCAGGCGGCCATTCTGATGCATGATATCGGACACGGTCCTTTCTCTCATGTACTGGAAGACACCATTGTACAGGGTGTATCTCACGAGGATATCTCCCTCATGCTGATGGAACGTATCAACAAAGAAATGAACGGGCAACTCACACTTGCCATCCAGATATTCAAGGACGAATACCCCAAGAAGTTCCTGCACCAACTGGTCAGCGGACAACTCGACATGGACCGTATGGACTACCTTCGCCGCGACAGTTTCTATACCGGCGTAACAGAAGGTAACATCGGCTCGGCACGCATCATCAAGATGCTCGATGTGAAAGAAGACCATCTCGTGGTAGAATCCAAAGGCATCTATTCCATTGAGAACTTCCTCACGGCCCGCCGCTTGATGTACTGGCAGGTATATCTGCACAAAACGTCCGTGGCATACGAGAAAATGCTCATCAGCGCCCTGCTCCGTGCCAAAGAATTAGCAAGTAAAGGTGTAGAATTATTTGCTTCACCGGCATTGCGTTTTTTCCTTTACAATGACATCAACAAGGAAACTTTCTATAACAATCCGGAGTGTCTGGAGAACTTTATCCAACTGGACGACAATGATATATGGACCGCATTAAAGGTCTGGAGCACCCACAACGACAAGGTTCTGTCCACATTGAGCCTCGGTATGATCAACCGTAATATCTTTAAAGTGGAAATTTCTACCGAACCAATATGTGAAGAAAGAAAAAAAGAGTTAACTTTGCAAATCAGTCAGCAACTGGACATACCCCTCTCTGAAGCGAGCTATTTCGTCTCTACCCCCAGCATCGAGAAGAATATGTACGACCCGGCAGACGATAGTATTGATATCCTTTATAAAGACGGAAGTATTAAGAATATTGCTGAAGCATCGGACATGCTCAATATTTCCCTATTGTCTAAGAAGGTAAAAAAATACTATCTTTGCTACCAACGTTTGCATAGGTAA
- the pyrF gene encoding orotidine-5'-phosphate decarboxylase: MDKQQLFENIKRKKSFLCVGLDTDIKKIPEHLLKEEDPIFAFNKAIIDATADLCIAYKPNLAFYESMGVKGWIAFEKTVKYIKENYPDQFIIADAKRGDIGNTSAMYARTFFDELDIDSVTVAPYMGEDSVTPFLTYEGKWVILLALTSNKGSHDFQLTEDPNGERLFEKVLRKSQEWANNGQMMYVVGATQGRAFEDIRKIVPNHFLLVPGVGAQGGSLEEVCKYGMNSTCGLIVNSSRGIIYVDKTEKFAEAARNAAKEVQQQMAEQLKGVINA, translated from the coding sequence ATGGATAAACAACAACTTTTTGAAAATATCAAGCGTAAGAAATCATTCCTCTGCGTAGGTCTGGATACAGACATCAAGAAAATCCCGGAACACTTGTTGAAAGAAGAAGATCCGATCTTCGCCTTCAATAAAGCCATCATCGACGCAACGGCTGACCTTTGCATTGCCTACAAACCGAACCTCGCTTTCTATGAGAGCATGGGTGTGAAAGGCTGGATTGCTTTTGAAAAGACTGTGAAATATATCAAGGAAAACTATCCCGACCAATTCATCATTGCCGATGCAAAACGTGGTGACATAGGAAATACCTCTGCCATGTATGCCCGCACATTCTTCGACGAACTGGACATCGACTCTGTAACCGTAGCTCCCTATATGGGTGAAGACAGTGTTACCCCGTTCCTGACTTACGAAGGCAAATGGGTAATCCTCCTGGCACTGACAAGCAACAAAGGTTCCCACGACTTCCAGTTGACGGAAGATCCCAACGGCGAACGTCTTTTCGAAAAAGTACTGCGCAAATCTCAGGAATGGGCTAACAACGGACAGATGATGTACGTGGTAGGTGCTACACAAGGCCGTGCTTTCGAAGATATCCGCAAAATTGTTCCTAACCACTTCCTGCTTGTGCCGGGTGTAGGTGCACAGGGTGGCTCACTGGAAGAAGTCTGTAAGTATGGCATGAACTCCACTTGTGGACTGATTGTAAACTCCAGCCGTGGCATCATTTATGTGGATAAGACTGAAAAATTTGCAGAAGCTGCACGCAACGCCGCAAAGGAAGTGCAACAGCAGATGGCGGAACAGTTGAAGGGAGTGATTAACGCCTAA